In Granulicella mallensis MP5ACTX8, the sequence GATCGACGCTCTATGGCTCGGACGCGATTGGTGGAGTCGTCGATTTCACGACCTGGGAGCCGGATGTCACCTCACTGCGCATTCGTGGGGGAGCGGGCAGCTATGGCGAAGATGAGGAGGGCCTGCTGGGATCGGTGGTGGGCAAGCGCTGGAGCGAGGTGATTGCGGGTGATCGCGAACGCTCGACGGGGTTCATCTACGACCGCGACTACAGGACCGAAGACGCGAGCACCGAGACGAGATTCAAGACCGCCCTGGGAGCGAGCGATCTGCTCTTTGCCGGGAACGACCGCGCGTACGGAGCGAACCAGTTCTATGGTAACTACAACTCGTGGGAGCGGACCAAGGGATGGTTTGCTGCGCTGACGCAGAAGTTCGACGAGCATACGGCGGCTGACGTGGCCTATCGGCGGCACTCGGACATCTATGTGCTGTTGCGTGACGATCCGGCTTACTACAAGAATCAGCACATCGACGATGGCTTCGAAGGCGATGTGCGGGAGACGCGTGAGATCTTCAAGAACACCACACTGCTCGCCGGTTTGGAAGAGACTACCGACCAGATTGCGAGCACGAACCTCGGCTACCACGGACGCAACAGCGGCGCGGGTTATGGCGAGGTGAGCTGGCGTGTCCCGGGACGCTGGTCGATCGAGGGCGGGTTACGTGAGCAGATCTTTAGCGGCGGCAGGGCGGTGGCGAGTCCGATGGCTGCGGGAACGTTCTGGCTGCCGGAATCGCTCAAACTACATGGCTCGGTAGAGCATGGGTTCCGCATTCCCACCTATCTCGATCTCTACTACAGCGACCCCACCACGTTGGGCGATCCTAACCTGAAGCCGGAGTCGGTATGGAACTACGAGGGCGGAGTGGACTGGTATCCCGCAGGCCGTGTCTCGGCTACTCTCACAGCTTTTTATTCGGCACAGAAAAATACGGTTGATTACACAAGGGCCTCTCCCGCCGATCTGTGGCAGGCGACCAATATCCCTTCGCTGCACTTTACCGGCATCGAGAGTTCGCTGAACTGGCGGCTGAATGGCAGCCAGCAGTTAAAGTTGAGCTGGACGCTGCTCAAGGGAACGCAGGGCTCGCTGCACGGATTGGAGTCGGAGTCGGTCTTCGACTATCCCGTGAATAACGGCCGTGCGGAGTGGACCTGGAGCCTGAAGCATGGGCTGCTGCTGCAATCGCGGCTTGGTGTGGTGGAGCGATACACGCAGGCGCCTGCGCCTCCGCAGGCTCCCTATGCAGTGTGGGATGTATCGGCGGTGCGCGAGGTGGGACGATTCCGGCCTTATCTCCAGATGACGAACCTGGCCAATACCGGCTACCAGGAGATCGCCAATGTGCAGATGCAGGGGCGCAGCTTTGTGGGCGGGATCGAGTTTGTGTTTTCGCGCAAGCGGTGAAGAGGAAATCTGGCAGTGAATCTGCGCAGCACGATTGCTTCCACGTGCATCTTCGCCGTATCCTCGCCTCAGATGGACTTTGCAAACAAGAAAAAGTTCGACCTGAACCAGAGCGGTCGCAAGAGTTCCGAGGCGGAGCGTCTCGTCTCGGCTGGACAGGTCGAGGACGACTCGGCCTTTGAACTGAAGCTGCGGCCCAAGTGGCTGGCGGAGTTCATTGGGCAGGAGAAGGCCAAGGAACAGTTGGCTATCGCGCTGGAAGCGGCCAAATCGCGCGGCGAGGCGCTTGACCACGTGTTGCTGTTCGGGCCTCCGGGGCTGGGCAAGACGACGCTTGCGACGATCATCGCGAACGAGCTGGGGGTTGGATACCAGCAGACCAGCGGTCCGGCGCTGCAGATCCAAGGTGATCTCACCGCAATCCTGACGAACCTGCGGGAGAGGCAGGTGCTGTTCCTGGACGAGATCCATCGCCTGCAGCCGGTGCTCGAAGAGAAGCTTTATACGGCGCTCGAGGACTACCAGATGGATATCATCATCGGGCAGGGGCCGGCGGCGCGCACACACACGCTGGAGATCAAGCCGTTCACCTTCGTCGCGGCGACGACGCGTCCCGGCCTGCTCAGCTCGCCGCTGCGTTCACGCTTCGGGATTCTGCTGCGGTTGGAGTTCTATACCGACGACGAACTGCGGTTTGTCGTCGAGCGCTCGGCCGAGGTGCTGGGTGTGCCGATCGACCGCGACGGTGCGGCGGAGATTGCGATGCGTTCGCGGGGAACACCGAGAATCGCCAACAGGCTGCTGCGGCGCGTTCGCGACTATGCGCAGGTAAGAGCGTCGGGCAAGATCGACCGTGAGACGGCGATGGCCGCGCTGAAGATGCTGGAGGTGGACGCACACGGCTTCGATGAGCTCGACCGCCGGCTGCTGCGGACCATCATCGAGAAGTACGATGGCGGGCCTGTAGGGTTGAACACGCTGGCTGCGGCGCTGGCCGAGGAGCAGGATGCGCTGGAAGAGGTCTATGAGCCGTTCCTGATTCAGATCGGATTTCTGGATCGCACGCCGCGTGGGCGTGTGGCGACGCGGTTGGCATATGAGCATCTAGGAATCGAGATGCCGCGTAAGCCGACGCTGTTTGGGTAGAGAGGCAAGAGCTAGTTGAACGAATACGCCTTTTGCTTTGCCTTTCTTGTTGTCATTCCGAGCGCAGCGAGCGAACCTGCTTGGATTCAAACTCGAAGTGCAACATTTTCTTTTCTAAGGAGGAAGATGTTGCATGGGTCGAACGTACAAGCAGTTTTCTATGGAGGAGCGCTGTCTTCTGCAGACGCAGTTATCGATGGGTTGGAGGCCGGCGGCGATAGCCGCCGGCCTCCAACGGGCGCGGTCCACGGTCACCCGGGAGATGGGTCGTAATGGCTGGCACGTTGCGCAGCCTAGTCCGAAGGGCGGTCGCCGGTTTATCGCCGGAGGCTATTCTGCGGTGACGGCAGATCGACGTGCCCGAAGGTTGCAGCGCATGCCGCGGGTTGCGCGCAAACTGGTTCCAGGCACCCTCGTGTGGGACCTTGTCGTGGCCGAGCTTGGCCGGGGCTTGAGTCCGGAGCAGGTTGGGTTCACACTCAGGCGTATGCCCGATCCGGTGCGTCTGTCGCACGAGACCATCTACACCGCGCTCTACGCCATGCCACGGGGAGAACTCCGCGCCCGCGTGATGACGATGCTGCGCCGCCGCCGGATGAGCCGCAGATCGCGCTCCAAGGCCGCTGTGGACCCCAACCGCCGTCACTTCATCGACCCCATCAAGCTCATCGACCAGCGGCCCGAGGAGGTGGGGCTTCGCCTGGTCCCGGGACACTGGGAAGGAGACCTGATCAAGGGCAGACTCAACCAGTCCCGCGTCGGAGTGCTGGTGGAGCGAACCACGCTATTCCTCGCCCTGGTCAAGCTCGAAGACGGCTCGGCAAAGACCTGCGCGGAAGGCTTCGCCCGCATCCTCAACCGCTTCGCCTCCCAGATGCGCCGTTCCATGACCTACGATCAGGGACGAGAGATGGCCCAGCACAAGTGGCTGGAACAGCAGACTGGCATCGAGGTCTACTTCGCCCATCCCCACTCGCCATGGGAGCGCGGCATCAACGAAAACACCAACGGCCTGCTCCGACAGTTCCTGCCCAAGGGACAAGACCTCGGTCACTTCTCACAACAGCAGCTCGACGATATCGCCATGCTCATGAATGCTCGCATCCGAAAATCACTCGGAAAACGAGCTCCAGCTGAACTCTTCCTCCCAGAAGGAGCCTTCGACTTCGTTGAGTTCTGGCAAAATCCTGGTATGTTCACAAATGTTGCACTTGGGGCTTGAATCCAAGCTGCTTTCTCCCGTTCTTCGTTCGCATTACCAAAAATCATGCGTAAGAACCAAGAGACCTAGCTTGTGTTGACATGGGCTAAAAGCGGGAGAAAGCAGGTTCGCTCCCCTTCGGCTACACTCAGGGTCGGAATGACGACAAGAAAAGCAAAGGCCGATTTCGGGTGCTCCTGGCACTGGAGATAAAACCGTTCTACAGCGCCTTTGCGAGCACTCCATGAACCGCCGCTAGTCGCGCCTCAGCTGCTTCACGTGAGAGCGATAGTCGCTGCATCACAATCGCTGTTTTTACATCCTCACCCGCTTCTTCCAGAAGCCTTGCAGCGCCTTCCATATCGCATCCGGTAGCTGCGGCGATGATGCGATGCGCGCGGTCGACCAGCTTCGCATTGGTGGGCCGAACGTTGACCATCAGGTTGCCGAAGGTCGCGCCAGTGCGCACCATCACACCCGTCGAAAGCATGTTGAGCACGAGCTTGGTGGCGGTGCCGGCCTTCAGTCGCGTACTGCCTGTAAGGACCTCCGGTCCGGTCGCGGGAGTAATGGGAATATCGACCGCCTGAGAGATCGCTGAGCCGGGCACACAGGTGAGTCCGACCGTCAGCGCACCGAGCTTCTTCGCGTGCGCGATAGCCCCGAGCACATAAGGAGTGCGTCCACTGGCTGCGATACCGACCAGCGTATCGTCCTGCGCAAACTTTGCTGCGGCCAAGTCGCGAGCACCCTCTTCGGGAGAGTCCTCGGAGTGTTCGCTGGAGAGCCGCAGGGCGGAGTCGCCTCCGGCAATCAGCCCCTGCACGAGATCGGCAGAGACGGAGAAGGTTGGTGGACACTCGCTGGCGTCAAGCACACCGAGCCGTCCGCTGGTCCCCGCGCCGATGTAGAAGAGCCGTCCGCTGCGGCCGAAGCGTGCTGCGACCTCATCGATGGCTCGCGCGATCTGTGGCAATTCGGCGCGCACGGCACCGGCGACCTTCGCGTCTTCGTCGTTGATGACTTCCAGCATGGCGAGTGTCGGCAGTTCGTCGAGATGCTCGGTGGCAGGATTGCGGGCCTCTGTTAAGAGGGCACCGAGGATGGGTTGGTCGGGGGCTTGCATCCCTTCCATGGTAGAGCGATTTCATTCTTCCCGGGCTCCATAAAATGATGCTGCATGGTTTTTATACGGGGAAACCACACGGGTTTTCTCCTTCGAGGAATCCGCTGGAGTCGCTTGTAAACCTCTTGTCTTGTCGATGTGTCAGCATAGAAGAGACATGGATGACGGAGAAAAACAAACTCTAAGCGCGACGGTGGCGTGGCAGTCGCGGGACTTTCGGTTTTATTCGGCGGCACGAGCTCTCGGCACGATGGGGGCAGAGGCGCAATCGGTGGGTGTGGCGTGGCAGGTGTATCAGCTCACGCACTCGGCGCTGGCGCTGGGCTATACCGGCCTCGCGCTCTTTCTCCCCGGGCTGTTCTTCGTGCTGCCTGCGGGACACGTTGCCGATCGCTACGATCGCCGCAACATCCTGCTGGCCTGTTACTTCCTACAACTAATCGCAACCGGGCTGCTGTTGTGGCTTACGCTGCATGGCATCGGCAGTATCTGGGTGGTGTATGGAATTCTCTTCCTCATCGGCACAGGAAGATGCTTCGCGGGGCCTGCGGCGAGTTCGCTGGTTCCTTCGCTGGTGCCCAGGGAACACTTCGTCAATGCCGTGACCTGGGGCGCGAGCATCTTCCAGGTTTCGAATGCTATCGGGCCGATGATGGGTGGGCTGCTGTTTACAGTGGCGCTAAGCAAGCTCTTCGGGGGACAGTTCGCGGGTTTTGCGGGAGCGCCCCTGGTCTACTGCTTCACGATCGGCGCGTTCGCGGTGTATCTCGTACTGATGAGCCTGATCCACCCGCGCGGTGCGGCGGAGAAGAAGGGGTTCACGGTCGAGACGATGCTCGCGGGCCTGCGCTATGTTGCGCAGACGCGGCTGCTGCTGGGATCGATCTCGCTGGACCTGTTTGCCGTGCTGCTGGGCGGCGCGACTTCGCTGTTGCCGATCTTCGCATCGGACATCCTGCATGAGGGGCCGCATGGGCTGGGCTTGCTGCGTGCGATGCCGAGCCTCGGTGCGCTGCTTGTTTCCCTGGGCTTGCTGGCTCTACCAATCAAGCAGCGCGCGGGCAAGACCATGCTGGTGTGTGTGGGAATCTTTGGTGCGGCGACCGTAGTCTTCGGCTTGAGCCGCAACCTGTGGCTGAGCTGCGCGGCGTTGTTTGTGATCGGGGCGTCCGACATGATCTCTGTCGTGGTGCGGTCGAGCGTTCTGCAGCTGGCCACTCCGCCGGAGATGCGTGGCCGTGTGTCGAGCGTGAACTGGTTGTTCCTCGGCGCATCTAACGAATTTGGAGAGTACGAAAGCGGCTTGACCGCACACTGGTGGGGCGCTGTCCGAGCCGTAGTCATCGGTGGCATTGGAAGCATGATGGTGACAGGGGTCTGGTCCGTGTTCTTCCCCGCGTTACGTCATGCGGATACTCTGACGGCAGAGAGCTTGATCGCGGTCGAGCAGCAGTTCAGCAGTATGGAGCCGGTGGGTTGAGCGACTTGCGAAGCCCGTTTGCATCACAGAGATAAGTAGCCAGGAGGAAGGGATGGAAAACGGTAAGAAGATTTCGATAGCGGTGACCTTGGCGTTTGTTGTCGCTATTGGTGTGCGTGTGGGGTTGATCTACAAGGCAAACCATGAAGAGATGCCGGTGGCCAAGAATCCCTATGAGAAGACGAAGCTCTCCGCCGACGATATGGTCTTTCTGCGCAAGCAGCGCCCGGATTCGCTGAAGGATGAGCGCGAGCTGATAGGCAAGACGATCTGGATGAGCGCCGGTGGGCAGATGGACTACTACCACTACACAAGCCATCACGCTGACTACGCGCACCCTGTAGGAACGCTCGAAGGGGCGGAGCCACTGCTGATCAAGGATGTCTTCGAGCAGGTCCCACCGAAGGGTCGCGCGGTGTCGCGCATCTCGGCTGGCGAGCATCATGTTCTGCTCGCGTTCACGCTGCCAAAGTCGTCCGATCCGAAGGCCGAGTATGCCGTGCCGGTGGGTAACTTCGAGAATGGCAACTACACATTCCTGAGCGACGAGATCTTCTTCTATGACGATCCTCATGTGCTTTACAAGCACTGGGGACCGGAGATGTGGGCTCATATCGACAAGCATGAGGCCGTGGTGGGCATGAGCGAGAACCAGGCCATGATGTCGCTCGGCCAGGTGATTACGCCGAGCTCGGACTCGACCGGCAATCGCACCGTAACGTACGACAACAGTGGGCATCCGATCAAGATCGAGTTCGAGGACAACAAGGCGGTCAAGGTTACACCAGTCGCGAGCTAGCTCCAGGCGCTGCCTTCAGCCGCTAAAGAATCTGACGCAAAGGGCGCTAAGAAAAGAGCCAAGTTTCGCCAAGAGGGCCGTGGCGAAACCTGGCTCTCTTGGCGACCTTTGCGTCAAGTTTGTTGTCTTTGTTCGCGCTCCGAACTTGCAAGTTGTCAGTCCGGAGATCTAAGTTGTCAGAGCGAAGAAATCTCTTCGACTACAAACAGCGAAGCAGGGAGTTCAGAATGAACAGGCGTGAGGTACTGGTCGGCGGTGCGATGCTGGGTGCCGTGGGGGTGCTGGATCGCAGCGCGCTGGCGGCTAAGGCGAAGAATCCCCTGGTTGCGAAGACGACTGCGGGCAGGGTGCGCGGCCGCGATGCCGGCGAAGGCATCGTTTGCTTCAAGGGCATCTCGTATGGGCTGGACACCGCGCAGACTCGCTTTGCTGCGCCGAAGCCTCCTGTGCCCTGGGACGACGTTCGCGATGCGTTGGAGTGGGGGCCACGCGCTCCGCAGGTCCCCGGGGCTCGTCCTCGGCGTGCGGACGCTGCCGCCGCTGCGGAGAGGCCGGGCTATCATCTGCCGCCGGACGAAGGGCCAGAGAGTGAAGATTGTCTACACCTGAATGTGTGGACGCCGAGTTTGCGCGATGGCAAGAAACGACCGGTGATGTTTTATATACACGGTGGCGCGTACTCGAACGGTACGGTGAATGCCGCGTTGTATGACGGCGCACGGCTGGCGAAGCGCGGCGACGTCGTAGTTGTTACGGTGAATCACCGCCTCAATCTCTTCGGGTATCTGTATCTCGCGCAGCTTTTGCCGGGGCAGGGCTTTGAGGATTCAGGCAATGCGGGGCAGTTGGATCTCGTGCTCGCGTTGCAATGGGTGCGCGACAACATCGTCGAGTTCGGCGGCGATCCTTCCCGTGTGATGATCTTTGGGCAGTCCGGCGGCGGAGCCAAGTGCGCGACGCTGATGGCGCAGCCGCCGGGGCATGGCCTGTTTCATCGCGTGATCTCGATGAGCGGCCAGCAAGTGACCGGAGCCCAGCCGGAACATGCCTCGGAGCGCGCCAAAGCTGTGCTCAAGGTGTTGGGACTGGATACGTCCACTCCCGAAGCCGCGGCGAAGGTGTTGCGCACAGTGCCCACGGCGACGCTGCAGGCAGCGACACACTCCGGCGGCTACTACGGCCCGGTGACCGATGGCCGGTCGCTTCCGGTCGATCCTTTTTCGCCGACCGATCCGAAGATCTCGGTGGACGTGCCGATGATCATGGGCAATATGCACGATGAGACACGGGTGCTGATCGGCGGTGGCCAGCCCGCGCTGTTCTCCCTGACGTGGGAGAGCTTACCGGGAGCGCTGGAGAAGAATGCGCCGTACCTGAAGAGCGAAACGGTTTCGTTGCCGGTGCCGGAGGTGATTGCGAAGTATCGCGAGTGGCATCCGGAGTACTCGGCGAGCGATGTGTTCTTTGCGGTGACGACGGACTCGCGCTCGTGGCGTGGACAGGTGATTGAAGCTGAACAACGTGCTGCCGATCCTGCCGCGCAGCCGCACACCTGGGTCTACCAGTTGAACTGGAAGTCTCCGGTGGAGGGTGGCCGCTTCGGTGCTCCGCACACGCTGGATATCCCTCTGGCCTTCGACAACGTGGCGGTTTCGCCCGGTATGGTGGGCAGCTCCGACGCCGACAAGGCGCAGGCTCAACAGATGGTCGAGATCGTCAGCGAGACGTACATCGCCTTCGCGCACAACGGCAATCCGAACAACGCTCATGCCCCGCAGTGGCCGGCCTATGACCTCAGCAAACGCGCGACGATGATCTTCGATCTGCCTTCGAGGATCGAGGACGATCCGCGCGGGAAAGAGCGGCGGTATCTGGGGCAGGTGCCGTATGTGCAGCCGGGGACGTAAGAGCAGGAAACAGGAAGTAGGAAACAGCTTTAGTGGTGCGGTAGAAAAGTTGTTGCTCTTGTCTTTGTTGTTGCCTTTGCCTTTCTTGTTGTCATTCCCGGAGGGAATCTGCTTCTTGCCGTAGCGCCACGATGCCAAGTTCGATTCTTCTCAGCGCGAGTGTCGTGCCACGGACGGACAGCAGATTCCCTTCGGGAATGACAAGAAAAACAATAGCAAAGGCAAAAACGGTACTTCGCTACTTCGACCGGAACAGCAACGGCGCGAAGTTACCGAGATTGTCGCGCCACGTGAGCCAAGTATGCGCTCCCGGAGTCTCGACGGTGGTTACATCGAAGCCCTTTGTCTTGGCCCAGGTTATGAACTCGCGATTCGGCGCGATGAGGTGGTCGGTGGTGCCGCAGGCGACCCAGAGCAGGCTCAGGTTCGCTTTCTTGGCGTCGAGCCCGGGGATGTGTTCGTCGAAATGCCGGCCCTCCAGGGCAGAGCTCATACCGCCGACGTAGGCAAACTGATCGGGGTGGTTCAGGCCGATGGTGAGGCTCTCCAGCCCTCCCATCGAGAGGCCTGCGATGGCGTGGTGATTGCGGCCTGCAGCGACGTTGTACTCGTGCTCGACCGCAGGAATCACCTCGGTCTCGAGTGCCTGCGAGTAGAGCGTAAGGTTCTCGTCGACCTTCGCGTCATCCTTCCAGACGGCAAAACCACTGTTCACAAAACTGAGATCTCCATACCCGAGCGGCATGACGACGATCATCGGCATAGCCTTGCCGGAGGCGATCAGGGAGTCGAGAATCAGGTCTGCATGGCCGACCGCGGTCCATCCGGTTTCGTTGTCGCTCCAGCCGTGCAGTAGGTAGAGAACGGGATAGCCGCCTTTGCGCTTGGCGTCATATCCGGGAGGGGTGTAGACCACGTAGGCGTTCTGGTTCTCAGGGAGGTTCTTGACGATGTGCGTGGTGTAAATGTGGTGATCGACCCGGCCATGCGGAATGGCGGTCAGCTCCCACGGTGCCGGAGGAGTGCTGGGCACCATGACGTTGTTGCTGAACGAGACATAGTTCGGACGCACATCGGAGTTGTAGGGATCGAGCCTGGGGGTTCCATCGACCACGAAGGTGTAGCCGTAGATCTCCGGTGGGAGGGCCGCCGTTGTGACCGACCAGAGGCCGTTCTCGTCGCGTGTGAGAGGCAGGGGCTTGGGGAGGGCGTCGATCGTAAGAGCGACCTTGGTAGCCGAGCGATCGTCGTAACGGAAGGTGATAGAGCCGTCAGGGTTGACCTGATGCGTGGACGGCTGTTGTGCGAAGACTGTGACGGAAGTGGCGAGGAGCGTGACAAGTGCGAGCAAGCGAGCCATGTGCGGAAGTGTATCGTGGCAGAGCTTTGTGTGGAGAAATTAAGCAGTTGCCGTTGTTTTTGCTTTTCTAGTTTGTCATTCCGAGCGCAGCGAGTGAACCTGCTTCCTCCCGTTCTTCGTTCGCACCACCCAGAAAACATGTGGCCAGAACTGAAAGCGCATGGCCTGGCCTAAACACTACCGTTGTGGCGGCACTGGCAAAAAACGGGAGGAAGCAGATTCACTCGCTGCGCTCGGAATGACAACCAGAAAAACAAATGCAAAAGCAACCTGCAAAGGCAAACCATCTCTTGGATCAGCCCGTATTCCTCAGTCCCGCGCTGATTCCGTTGATCGTTGCCGTGATGGCGCGGTCAAGCTCTTCGCTGCTCTCTCCGCCGCGCTTGCGGCGCAGCAGTTCGACCTGCAGCAGGCTCATCGGATCGACGTAAGGATTGCGCAGCCGGATCGAGTTGCTGAGGACCGTATCGCGCTCCAGCAGTTCGGTCTGGCTGGTGACGGCGAGCACCATGCGGCGTGTGCGGTCGAACTCGGATTCGAGTGTCGCAAAGACGCGATCGCGCAGGGCTGCGTCTTCAACCAGCGAGGCATAGAGCTTCGCGATGCCGAAGTCGGCCTTGGCCAGGGCCATCTCCACATTGCGGATCATGTCGAGAAACAGCGGGAAGCTGCGCATCATCCCGCGCAGCAGTTCGAGGCCCTTCGGGTTCTCGCCGATAAAGGCTTCCAGCGCATAGCCGACGCCGAAGTACGCCGGAACGACGTGCCGCGACTGCATCCAGCCGAAGACCCACGGAATCGCGCGGAGGTCGGCCATGCTGCGCTGTTTGGAGGCGCTGCCGTCGGTTCGCTTGGCGGGCCGCGAGCCGATGCGGGCGTGCTCCAGCTCGGCGACCGGCGTGGCCTGTTCGAAGTAGGTGAAGATCTCGGGGTTGTCGATGATGTGCTGCTTGTAGAACGCGAACGAGGTCACGCTGAGTTCGTCGAGCGCGGCCTCCCACTCGGGGAGGATCGCGCCGGTAAGGTGCGCGCTTTCGTCCTTAGCGGCGTGCAGATCGGGCCGCGCCAGGGCGTCCAGAGAAGCGGCGATCATCAGCTCAAGATTGCGCTCGGCCAGCACGACATCCGAGTACTTCCAGTTGAGTACCTCGCCCTGCTCCGTGATGCGCAGCTCGCCGGTAAAGCTGTCGAGCGGCTGCGCGTAGATGGCGCGATGCGTCGGGCCGCCGCCACGGCCTACCGTGCCGC encodes:
- a CDS encoding MFS transporter, with amino-acid sequence MDDGEKQTLSATVAWQSRDFRFYSAARALGTMGAEAQSVGVAWQVYQLTHSALALGYTGLALFLPGLFFVLPAGHVADRYDRRNILLACYFLQLIATGLLLWLTLHGIGSIWVVYGILFLIGTGRCFAGPAASSLVPSLVPREHFVNAVTWGASIFQVSNAIGPMMGGLLFTVALSKLFGGQFAGFAGAPLVYCFTIGAFAVYLVLMSLIHPRGAAEKKGFTVETMLAGLRYVAQTRLLLGSISLDLFAVLLGGATSLLPIFASDILHEGPHGLGLLRAMPSLGALLVSLGLLALPIKQRAGKTMLVCVGIFGAATVVFGLSRNLWLSCAALFVIGASDMISVVVRSSVLQLATPPEMRGRVSSVNWLFLGASNEFGEYESGLTAHWWGAVRAVVIGGIGSMMVTGVWSVFFPALRHADTLTAESLIAVEQQFSSMEPVG
- the ruvB gene encoding Holliday junction branch migration DNA helicase RuvB → MDFANKKKFDLNQSGRKSSEAERLVSAGQVEDDSAFELKLRPKWLAEFIGQEKAKEQLAIALEAAKSRGEALDHVLLFGPPGLGKTTLATIIANELGVGYQQTSGPALQIQGDLTAILTNLRERQVLFLDEIHRLQPVLEEKLYTALEDYQMDIIIGQGPAARTHTLEIKPFTFVAATTRPGLLSSPLRSRFGILLRLEFYTDDELRFVVERSAEVLGVPIDRDGAAEIAMRSRGTPRIANRLLRRVRDYAQVRASGKIDRETAMAALKMLEVDAHGFDELDRRLLRTIIEKYDGGPVGLNTLAAALAEEQDALEEVYEPFLIQIGFLDRTPRGRVATRLAYEHLGIEMPRKPTLFG
- the murQ gene encoding N-acetylmuramic acid 6-phosphate etherase, giving the protein MEGMQAPDQPILGALLTEARNPATEHLDELPTLAMLEVINDEDAKVAGAVRAELPQIARAIDEVAARFGRSGRLFYIGAGTSGRLGVLDASECPPTFSVSADLVQGLIAGGDSALRLSSEHSEDSPEEGARDLAAAKFAQDDTLVGIAASGRTPYVLGAIAHAKKLGALTVGLTCVPGSAISQAVDIPITPATGPEVLTGSTRLKAGTATKLVLNMLSTGVMVRTGATFGNLMVNVRPTNAKLVDRAHRIIAAATGCDMEGAARLLEEAGEDVKTAIVMQRLSLSREAAEARLAAVHGVLAKAL
- a CDS encoding TonB-dependent receptor plug domain-containing protein, with product MIRLRYLPVVFVAVLPLCAQQAPQPQTPPAIQPVSTTVVVLGDVEPVSLGESAHTVVTLDASEHPLASQDIEDYLRTDSSVDIQQRAGAGVMADISLRGASFEQTLVLLNGLRMDSVETSHFNLDLPVPLAALGNIDILHGAGSTLYGSDAIGGVVDFTTWEPDVTSLRIRGGAGSYGEDEEGLLGSVVGKRWSEVIAGDRERSTGFIYDRDYRTEDASTETRFKTALGASDLLFAGNDRAYGANQFYGNYNSWERTKGWFAALTQKFDEHTAADVAYRRHSDIYVLLRDDPAYYKNQHIDDGFEGDVRETREIFKNTTLLAGLEETTDQIASTNLGYHGRNSGAGYGEVSWRVPGRWSIEGGLREQIFSGGRAVASPMAAGTFWLPESLKLHGSVEHGFRIPTYLDLYYSDPTTLGDPNLKPESVWNYEGGVDWYPAGRVSATLTAFYSAQKNTVDYTRASPADLWQATNIPSLHFTGIESSLNWRLNGSQQLKLSWTLLKGTQGSLHGLESESVFDYPVNNGRAEWTWSLKHGLLLQSRLGVVERYTQAPAPPQAPYAVWDVSAVREVGRFRPYLQMTNLANTGYQEIANVQMQGRSFVGGIEFVFSRKR
- a CDS encoding carboxylesterase/lipase family protein; translated protein: MNRREVLVGGAMLGAVGVLDRSALAAKAKNPLVAKTTAGRVRGRDAGEGIVCFKGISYGLDTAQTRFAAPKPPVPWDDVRDALEWGPRAPQVPGARPRRADAAAAAERPGYHLPPDEGPESEDCLHLNVWTPSLRDGKKRPVMFYIHGGAYSNGTVNAALYDGARLAKRGDVVVVTVNHRLNLFGYLYLAQLLPGQGFEDSGNAGQLDLVLALQWVRDNIVEFGGDPSRVMIFGQSGGGAKCATLMAQPPGHGLFHRVISMSGQQVTGAQPEHASERAKAVLKVLGLDTSTPEAAAKVLRTVPTATLQAATHSGGYYGPVTDGRSLPVDPFSPTDPKISVDVPMIMGNMHDETRVLIGGGQPALFSLTWESLPGALEKNAPYLKSETVSLPVPEVIAKYREWHPEYSASDVFFAVTTDSRSWRGQVIEAEQRAADPAAQPHTWVYQLNWKSPVEGGRFGAPHTLDIPLAFDNVAVSPGMVGSSDADKAQAQQMVEIVSETYIAFAHNGNPNNAHAPQWPAYDLSKRATMIFDLPSRIEDDPRGKERRYLGQVPYVQPGT
- a CDS encoding IS30 family transposase → MGRTYKQFSMEERCLLQTQLSMGWRPAAIAAGLQRARSTVTREMGRNGWHVAQPSPKGGRRFIAGGYSAVTADRRARRLQRMPRVARKLVPGTLVWDLVVAELGRGLSPEQVGFTLRRMPDPVRLSHETIYTALYAMPRGELRARVMTMLRRRRMSRRSRSKAAVDPNRRHFIDPIKLIDQRPEEVGLRLVPGHWEGDLIKGRLNQSRVGVLVERTTLFLALVKLEDGSAKTCAEGFARILNRFASQMRRSMTYDQGREMAQHKWLEQQTGIEVYFAHPHSPWERGINENTNGLLRQFLPKGQDLGHFSQQQLDDIAMLMNARIRKSLGKRAPAELFLPEGAFDFVEFWQNPGMFTNVALGA
- a CDS encoding alpha/beta hydrolase, with the translated sequence MARLLALVTLLATSVTVFAQQPSTHQVNPDGSITFRYDDRSATKVALTIDALPKPLPLTRDENGLWSVTTAALPPEIYGYTFVVDGTPRLDPYNSDVRPNYVSFSNNVMVPSTPPAPWELTAIPHGRVDHHIYTTHIVKNLPENQNAYVVYTPPGYDAKRKGGYPVLYLLHGWSDNETGWTAVGHADLILDSLIASGKAMPMIVVMPLGYGDLSFVNSGFAVWKDDAKVDENLTLYSQALETEVIPAVEHEYNVAAGRNHHAIAGLSMGGLESLTIGLNHPDQFAYVGGMSSALEGRHFDEHIPGLDAKKANLSLLWVACGTTDHLIAPNREFITWAKTKGFDVTTVETPGAHTWLTWRDNLGNFAPLLFRSK